The Thermosynechococcus sp. HN-54 DNA segment TTACAATGGCAATTGCCGTCGGTATGATTGAAACCCTTGGCTTCCCCGCAGTGGTGGAAGCCGCAGATGCAATGGTGAAAGCTGCTCGCGTTACCCTAGTGGGCTATGAGAAAATCGGCAGTGGTCGGGTGACCGTGATTGTCCGTGGCGATGTGTCTGAAGTGCAGGCTTCCGTCGCCGCGGGTGTTGAAAATGTGAAGCGTGTCAATGGGGGTCAAGTGCTCTCCACCCACATCATTGCTCGTCCCCACGAAAACCTCGAATACGTCCTGCCGATTCGCTATACGGAAGCGGTGGAGCAATTCCGCGAAAGCGTTAGTGGTATTCGTCCGATGGGTCGCCCATAGTGAAGATCGCGCGAGTGTGCGGCACCGTTACCAGTACTCAAAAGGAAGACACCTTAACGGGAGTCAAGTTTCTCGTCTTGCAATATTTGGGTGAGGACGGCGAATTTTTACCCGACTACGAAGTGGCTGCGGATACGGTTGGTGCAGGACAGGATGAGTGGGTATTGGTAAGCCGAGGCAGTG contains these protein-coding regions:
- a CDS encoding carbon dioxide-concentrating mechanism protein CcmK, whose translation is MAIAVGMIETLGFPAVVEAADAMVKAARVTLVGYEKIGSGRVTVIVRGDVSEVQASVAAGVENVKRVNGGQVLSTHIIARPHENLEYVLPIRYTEAVEQFRESVSGIRPMGRP
- a CDS encoding EutN/CcmL family microcompartment protein, whose amino-acid sequence is MKIARVCGTVTSTQKEDTLTGVKFLVLQYLGEDGEFLPDYEVAADTVGAGQDEWVLVSRGSAARCIINGAEKPIDAAVVAIIDTVSRDNYLLYSKRTQY